The following are from one region of the Ictalurus furcatus strain D&B chromosome 11, Billie_1.0, whole genome shotgun sequence genome:
- the gpr61l gene encoding probable G-protein coupled receptor, with amino-acid sequence MEKIGPGFLSNHTTPNDTSSQWRPTKPTPPSMEEVIHSESQIKYLVGLFGMVTLNLAALLGNTGVILAIARAPHTKKYAFVCHLCAVDLLCAILLMPLGIVSSSPFFSTVTFTVLECQVYIFLNVFLVCASILTVTAISVERYYYIVHPMRYEVKMTIHLAVGVMVFIWVKSLLLALVTLFGWPAYGNQSSIAATHCSLHWSHSRLRKVFAILFSVICFLLPAVVIFAVYCNVYKVARSAARQHVPMPPWPPKPVKCRSDSINSQTTIITTTQSLPQRLSPERVFGGGKAALTLVVIVGQFLLCWLPYFSFHLHMSITAPLQSPGDIEEIVTWLAYSSFAVNPFFYGLLNRQIREELIKLRKCCASNRPVEFGGSSHEGSIQENFLQFLQRTSSKTETTRSNSSPRNTLDPGIRIPGQIPEE; translated from the coding sequence ATGGAGAAAATTGGGCCAGGTTTCCTGAGCAATCACACAACTCCAAATGATACATCTAGCCAATGGAGACCCACAAAGCCTACCCCACCAAGCATGGAGGAAGTCATCCATTCCGAATCCCAAATTAAATATCTAGTGGGGTTATTCGGCATGGTGACCCTTAACCTTGCAGCCCTGCTTGGCAACACTGGAGTTATTTTGGCCATTGCCCGAGCtccacacacaaagaaatatgCATTTGTGTGCCATCTTTGTGCAGTGGATTTGCTTTGTGCCATATTACTGATGCCTCTTGGAATAGTATCGAGTTCTCCATTCTTCAGTACCGTGACATTTACGGTTCTGGAGTGCCAAGTCTACATCTTTCTCAACGTGTTTCTGGTCTGTGCCTCCATTCTTACTGTAACCGCCATTAGTGTGGAACGCTACTATTACATTGTTCATCCCATGCGCTATGAGGTAAAGATGACTATACACCTGGCTGTTGGTGTCATGGTATTCATTTGGGTGAAATCTTTGCTTTTAGCACTTGTTACCTTATTTGGTTGGCCAGCATATGGGAATCAAAGCTCCATTGCAGCTACCCATTGCTCTCTGCACTGGAGTCATAGTCGTCTCAGGAAAGTGTTTGCCATTCTTTTCAGTGTGATTTGCTTTCTGCTTCCTGCAGTTGTGATTTTTGCTGTGTACTGTAATGTCTACAAGGTGGCACGGTCAGCTGCAAGACAACATGTTCCCATGCCCCCCTGGCCCCCTAAACCAGTTAAGTGTCGCTCGGATTCCATTAACAGTCAGACTACCATCATCACTACTACGCAGAGTCTGCCTCAGAGACTGTCCCCTGAGAGGGTATTTGGAGGTGGGAAGGCTGCCCTCACACTCGTGGTCATTGTGGGACAGTTCCTGCTATGCTGGCTTCCATACTTCAGCTTCCACCTTCACATGTCCATCACAGCACCACTCCAGAGTCCAGGAGACATTGAAGAGATTGTCACCTGGTTGGCATACTCCTCATTTGCAGTGAACCCATTTTTTTATGGACTACTCAACAGGCAGATTCGAGAGGAACTCATAAAGCTGAGGAAGTGCTGTGCTTCCAACAGGCCTGTGGAATTTGGTGGCTCTAGTCATGAAGGATCCATCCAGGAGAACTTCCTGCAGTTCCTGCAGAGGACCAGCAGCAAGACTGAGACCACCAGGTCCAACTCCAGCCCCAGAAACACCCTGGACCCTGGTATCAGGATACCTGGACAGATCCCTGAGGAGTGA